The window AGCGATGAGCAGCAAGAACGCTTCAACCCGGACGGGCCATTCCGGGACGCCTGGATTCACGAACTCGGACCGATCGAGTGGACTCCAAATCCCGGGGCCGATCTCGACAACGCCGAGTTCTGGAAAACCTTCCACGATTGCGCGGCGAAATTGCCCGTGAAAGTTTCACGGGTCTTTCTCCTCCGCGAAATGGACGAAGTTTCTACGGACGAAATCTGCGCGCTCTTGAACATCACGCCGAACAACCTCTGGGTCATGCTTCATCGCGCGCGCATGGCGCTGCGCCGCTGCCTCGAAGCGAACTGGTTCGGGCGGCGAGGCGGAAAGACCTGATCCAACATGAAAGCGCTCGCCTCCATCAAGACGCAGATGTTGAGCTGGCTCTGGCGCCGGGTTCTGACCTGCAAGGAAGTGACCCAACTGGCCTCTCAATCGCTCGACCGGACGCTCCCGCGGAAGCAGCGTTTTCAAATGCGCGTTCACTTTCTCCTTTGCGTCTGGTACCAACGCTACGCGAGGCATCTCCATTTCATTCATCGCGCCGCGCCCCGCTACGCCGACCACATGGCGATGGCTGCACCCCAGAGACTGACCGACAACGCCAAACGGCGCATGAAGCAAGCGCTGCAAAACCAGCGCGATCGCTGAAGCGGAACGACTCAGGCCGGATGGGTAGCGCACGCGCCCCACCAGTTCTGTTCGGCACGGGAAGCGCTCAGCGAGTTTTTCACTCCCTCCCCGCGAGGCACGAGTGGGGAGAGAGCCGGAGAGAGGGGAAAAACCGATCCCAAAGGTCCTCCGTGCTGGAGTCGGCGCCCTCACCGACTCCATTCAATCGAACTAAACCGTTCCACTCCGTACGATGGTTTCAGCGACGTTTCGACTGGCGAGGCGCCAGTCGGAACAGGCGGGTCGCCTGTGCTACCCAAGATTGAATTCTCAGACACGCGCCAAGGCGCGCCGGGCAGAGAATCGACTTCTTCAGCGGCGCGGAACCCGGTTCCACCACGCTTCGCTTGACGATTGCGATCACGAGCTGCCCAGCGTGACGGCAAACCACTTCAGCGGCCTGGATGGCCTGGCGATTCGCAGCGCGCTCGACCAATTGCCCGCCGTGTTTCGCGCCGTGCTGACGCTGTACTACCTGGAGGATCTGAGCTACCGGCAGATTGCCACCCAATTGGGCATCCCCATCGGAACCGTCATGTCGCGGCTTTCTCGAGGGAAACAATTGCTGCGCGAAGCGCTACGCGATCAAGGGCGCCCAGATTAACGCTGCGCCACATTGATCTCGTACCAACGAAATGGCCGGTCGAAATCTTCGATGAACTGCTCCGCCCTGAGGAGCTGACGGTTCATCCGCGGTTCTTGTCAGGGAGAACTGTTGGGCAACAGCTTCAATATCCTGCCGCGAATAGAAAGTGAACGGTCCTGTCACGGCCTTCTGGCAATCTTTCAGGCACTGACCTTGAACTTGAAACCTTAAACTTTGAACTCCCCGCGCGCACCCGTTCGGTCGCGCCAGCCTGACGTCAGCCGAGCCGGGTTTGTCGCGGATTGCCGCTGGTTCCCGGACCGGGGTCGTGCTAAAAGCTCGAATGTTCTTCGGTGAACTTGAGTCCATGGCCCGCTCGAAGCAAACAGGCCACTCGAAAACTCTTTGGAGCTCATTATGCGCACTCGACTGATCATTCTCCGGAATCGATTCTCCAACTTCGTCCTCTGGCGCCGCCGCGCATCGCCTGACCATGAACCTCAAGGGAGAGCGAGCCTGTCCCCAGCGAGCCGAGCCGGAAGTGTTCCAAGCGCGTCGAGCGGCTTGCCGGGACGGACTCGCCCTGCCTGGTTCATTGGCGCC of the Verrucomicrobiota bacterium genome contains:
- a CDS encoding sigma-70 family RNA polymerase sigma factor yields the protein MVSATFRLARRQSEQAGRLCYPRLNSQTRAKARRAENRLLQRRGTRFHHASLDDCDHELPSVTANHFSGLDGLAIRSALDQLPAVFRAVLTLYYLEDLSYRQIATQLGIPIGTVMSRLSRGKQLLREALRDQGRPD